Proteins from one Desulfonema limicola genomic window:
- the hypD gene encoding trans-4-hydroxy-L-proline dehydratase, with protein sequence MNKRIEQLRQQSLDAKESISWERALLVTEFYETGITQKESIPVQRALNFKYLMENKAIWIGEGELITGERGPEPKATPTYPEICIHSKEDLEIFDTREKVSFAVSDKTKNLYEQRIIPFWQGKSIREKIFQHVPDKWKQAYEAGIFTEFQEQRTPGHTVLGDKIYKKGFLELKTEIKTEISNLNFYEDPEAFNKKEQLKAMDIAADALIIFARRHASALAGLAENQDDPERRAELMQMAQICERVPAHAPQSFWEALQYYWFVHIGVITELNPWDSFNPGRLDQHLYPFYKKDIQDKTLTKEKAKELLQAFWIKFNNHPSPPKTGVTAKESNTYTDFALINLGGVTRRGDDAVNDLTYMLLDVIEEMRLLQPSSMVQVSKKNPDRYLKRALKIIKTGFGQPSIFNTDAIVQELVNQGKSIEDAREGGASGCVESGAFGREAYLLTGYFNIPKILEITLNNGKDPVSGKTIGVKTGRPEDFKTFDELFNAFSWQIIHFIDIKIMGNNLIEQIHAQYMPVPFLSILIDDCIASARDYTAGGARYNTSYIQGVGLGSISDSLTALKYHVFDKKNITMEHMLSALKQDFNGYEDLRKELINNTPKYGNDDDYADSVMQRIFELYYNAVNNRPNTRGGEHRINLLPTTVHVYFGGITGATPDGRKAGQPFSEGISPVQGADRKGPTAVIKSASKIDHIRTGGTLLNQKFMPQVLEDETGINKVAHLVRSYFKMDGHHIQFNVVDADILRKAQLYPDDYRDLIVRVAGYSDYFVDLTYELQEEIINRTAHGI encoded by the coding sequence GTGAACAAACGAATTGAACAATTAAGGCAGCAGAGTCTGGATGCAAAAGAAAGCATATCATGGGAACGGGCTTTGCTGGTAACTGAATTTTATGAAACAGGCATAACTCAGAAGGAGTCAATCCCTGTCCAGCGTGCATTAAACTTTAAATATTTAATGGAAAACAAGGCCATATGGATTGGTGAAGGAGAGCTTATAACAGGAGAAAGGGGGCCTGAACCAAAAGCTACTCCAACCTATCCTGAAATCTGTATTCACAGTAAAGAAGATCTTGAAATCTTTGATACCCGCGAAAAGGTTTCTTTTGCTGTTTCTGATAAAACCAAAAATCTTTATGAGCAAAGAATTATACCATTCTGGCAGGGTAAATCCATACGGGAAAAGATATTTCAGCATGTGCCTGACAAATGGAAACAGGCATATGAAGCAGGTATATTTACCGAGTTCCAGGAACAAAGAACCCCTGGACATACGGTATTAGGAGATAAAATATATAAAAAAGGATTTCTTGAACTTAAAACAGAAATCAAAACAGAAATATCAAACCTTAATTTTTATGAAGACCCTGAGGCGTTTAATAAAAAAGAACAATTAAAAGCAATGGATATTGCAGCAGATGCACTTATAATCTTTGCCAGGCGGCATGCCAGTGCCCTTGCCGGGCTGGCTGAAAACCAGGATGATCCTGAACGCAGAGCTGAATTAATGCAGATGGCTCAAATCTGTGAAAGGGTTCCTGCCCATGCACCACAGAGCTTTTGGGAAGCTCTGCAATATTACTGGTTTGTGCATATAGGTGTTATTACGGAACTCAATCCCTGGGATTCTTTCAATCCAGGCAGGCTTGACCAGCATCTTTATCCATTTTACAAAAAAGATATTCAAGATAAAACCCTGACAAAAGAAAAAGCAAAAGAACTGCTCCAGGCATTCTGGATAAAGTTTAACAATCATCCGTCACCTCCAAAAACAGGTGTAACAGCCAAAGAAAGCAATACATATACTGATTTTGCACTTATAAACCTGGGAGGGGTAACCCGCAGAGGAGATGATGCTGTAAACGATCTGACTTATATGCTTCTTGATGTTATTGAGGAAATGCGGCTTTTGCAGCCAAGTTCAATGGTTCAGGTAAGTAAAAAAAATCCTGACAGATATTTGAAGCGCGCTCTTAAGATTATTAAAACCGGGTTTGGCCAGCCTTCTATTTTTAATACAGATGCCATTGTGCAGGAATTGGTAAACCAGGGTAAAAGTATTGAGGATGCAAGAGAAGGAGGAGCAAGCGGATGTGTAGAAAGCGGAGCTTTTGGAAGGGAGGCATATCTGCTGACAGGATATTTTAACATACCTAAAATTCTTGAAATAACACTTAATAATGGCAAAGACCCTGTTTCAGGAAAAACCATTGGGGTAAAGACCGGCAGACCTGAAGATTTTAAGACCTTTGATGAACTTTTTAATGCTTTCAGCTGGCAGATTATTCATTTTATTGACATAAAGATCATGGGGAATAATTTAATTGAACAGATTCATGCTCAATACATGCCTGTCCCCTTTCTTTCCATTCTTATTGATGACTGCATTGCCAGTGCCAGGGATTATACTGCCGGAGGAGCAAGATATAACACATCCTATATTCAAGGGGTTGGACTGGGCAGTATTAGTGATTCTTTAACAGCTTTAAAATATCATGTATTTGATAAAAAAAATATAACCATGGAGCATATGCTTTCAGCCTTAAAACAGGATTTTAACGGTTATGAGGATCTGCGGAAGGAGCTGATAAACAACACCCCAAAATATGGAAATGATGATGATTATGCAGATTCTGTAATGCAGAGGATTTTTGAACTTTATTACAATGCAGTAAACAACAGACCCAATACCCGTGGCGGAGAACACCGGATAAATCTCCTGCCAACAACGGTACATGTTTATTTTGGAGGAATAACAGGTGCAACCCCTGACGGCAGAAAAGCAGGCCAGCCTTTTTCCGAAGGTATTTCACCAGTTCAGGGAGCAGACAGGAAAGGGCCTACTGCTGTTATTAAATCAGCTTCAAAGATAGACCATATCCGCACAGGAGGTACCCTGCTTAACCAGAAATTCATGCCCCAGGTTCTTGAAGATGAAACAGGCATAAACAAG